A single genomic interval of Gossypium raimondii isolate GPD5lz chromosome 11, ASM2569854v1, whole genome shotgun sequence harbors:
- the LOC105802245 gene encoding basic leucine zipper 4 — translation MLSTVPTVFSSGLMFDNDQYLALESGFTPWDCSELLSISQTIEPAILGSVSDEPLQGHTNSNSGSDEPNQPDSSVIDERKRRRMISNRESARRSRMRKQKHLENLRSQVNRLRLENRELTNQLRLVLCHSHRVATDNDRLQSEHSILRRKLSDIHQILLLKQLQQFSSAWPCNNVVTVMSDQTPPLIT, via the coding sequence ATGTTGTCCACTGTTCCGACCGTTTTTTCCTCCGGTTTGATGTTCGACAACGATCAATATCTGGCTTTGGAAAGCGGCTTCACGCCGTGGGATTGCTCGGAACTTCTCTCCATTTCCCAAACAATAGAACCCGCAATATTGGGATCCGTTTCAGATGAACCACTCCAGGGCCATACAAATTCGAACTCAGGTTCGGATGAACCAAACCAACCGGATTCCTCCGTCATCGACGAGCGAAAGAGGAGACGCATGATATCGAACCGTGAATCAGCCAGGAGGTCACGGATGCGTAAACAGAAGCATTTAGAAAACTTAAGGAGCCAGGTGAACCGGCTTAGACTCGAGAACAGAGAACTGACCAACCAGTTGAGGCTCGTTTTGTGCCACTCTCACCGTGTAGCAACAGACAACGACCGCCTCCAGTCTGAACATAGTATTCTCCGACGAAAATTATCGGACATACATCAAATTTTGCTATTGAAGCAACTGCAGCAGTTTTCATCTGCATGGCCATGCAATAACGTCGTTACTGTCATGTCCGATCAAACCCCACCATTAATCACTTAA
- the LOC105802244 gene encoding VQ motif-containing protein 9 yields the protein MEANYSSSSSSSSSSLARGLKGPQSFHASIHSVRKPLTKPWKKPTSPLLPTPPKVYKVDPINFRDLVQKLTGAVPPCSISQPQQHHRLQRVAPPPPLQVAPPPFMCGAAEVNSAQFHLVSGLDHAKPQKENFSDDAMITSNSLGFSLSPSSYNYNWCSFPILSPRT from the coding sequence ATGGAAGCTAATTATTCATCATCgtcgtcttcttcttcttcttctttagcaAGAGGGTTAAAGGGTCCACAGTCTTTCCATGCGTCAATTCATTCAGTGCGTAAGCCATTGACAAAGCCTTGGAAGAAACCAACTTCACCATTGCTACCAACACCACCCAAAGTTTACAAGGTCGACCCCATAAACTTTCGGGACTTGGTTCAAAAGCTCACTGGTGCAGTCCCTCCCTGCAGCATTTCTCAACCTCAACAACATCACCGTCTTCAAAGAGTGGCGCCACCTCCGCCTCTTCAGGTTGCACCACCGCCATTCATGTGTGGGGCAGCGGAAGTCAATTCTGCGCAATTTCATCTCGTTTCTGGATTAGATCATGCGAAACCCCAGAAGGAAAATTTCTCTGATGATGCCATGATTACCTCAAATTCACTTGGATTCAGCTTGTCACCATCttcttataattataattggTGCTCTTTTCCTATTCTCAGTCCTAGGACTTAG
- the LOC105802243 gene encoding heptahelical transmembrane protein 4 isoform X2: MEVHEDMYTAVESVEICLVSPPMDGRGKRLWEKVKYQLVEYHSLPGFLRDNEYILGHYRSEWPMKQILLSIFRIHNETLNVWTHLIGFFIFLSLTIYTAMKVPKVVDIHALQQITDVLRKADLHKLQSEILTCLPSLPNIPDLHKLREELKTSIPLMDLIPSLSSWHVMEHLYSCLPELSSAGNHIDPHVLESVKEPITRWPFFAFLGGAMFCLLASSTCHLLSCHSERLSYIMLRLDYAGIAALIATSFYPPVYYSFMCDPFFCNLYLGSITILGVATILFSLLPVFQKPEFRSTRASLFFGMGMSGVAPIIHKLILFWHQPEALYTTLYEILMGILYGMGALVYALRIPERWMPGKFDIAGHSHQLFHILVVAGAITHYQAGLVYLKWRDLNGC, translated from the exons ATGGAAGTTCATGAAGATATGTATACGGCAGTTGAATCAGTGGAGATATGTCTAGTGAGCCCTCCAATGGACGGGAGGGGGAAGAGATTGTGGGAAAAGGTGAAGTATCAGCTGGTAGAGTACCACTCATTGCCTGGATTTTTGAGGGACAATGAGTATATTTTGGGCCATTATAGGTCAGAATGGCCAATGAAGCAGATTTTGCTCAGCATCTTCAGAATTCACAATGAGACATTGAATGTTTGGAC GCATTTGATTGGgttcttcattttcctttccCTTACCATATACACTGCAATGAAGGTTCCAAAGGTTGTCGATATTCATGCTCTGCAGCAAATTACCGATGTATTGAGAAAGGCGGATTTACACAAATTGCAATCAGAAATCCTGACATGCTTACCTTCCTTACCTAATATACCTGATTTACACAAACTTCGAGAGGAGTTAAAGACGAGTATTCCTCTGATGGATTTGATTCCTTCTCTCTCAAGTTGGCATGTTATGGAACATCTATATAGTTGTTTACCTGAGCTTTCCTCTGCTGGAAATCATATTGATCCTCATGTTCTG GAAAGTGTTAAAGAGCCGATAACACGGTGGCCTTTTTTTGCCTTCTTGGGTGGTGCAATGTTTTGCTTGCTAGCTAGCAGCACATGCCACCTTTTATCATGCCACTCTGAACGCCTATCGTATATCATGCTCAGGCTAGACTATGCTGGGATTGCGGCTCTTATAGCAACATCCTTTTATCCTCCTGTGTATTACTCCTTCATGTGTGATCCGTTCTTCTGCAATCTCTATTTGGGATCTATAACCATCTTGGGAGTTGCAACAATCTTGTTTTCCTTATTACCAGTATTTCAGAAGCCTGAGTTTCGCAGCACTCGAGCATCCCTCTTCTTTGGCATGGGCATGTCCGGAGTAGCGCCCATTATTCACAAACTTATCTTGTTCTGGCACCAGCCCGAGGCACTTTACACAACCTTGTACGAGATTCTGATGGGGATTTTGTATGGCATGGGAGCTTTGGTGTATGCCTTGAGGATTCCGGAGCGGTGGATGCCTGGAAAATTCGACATTGCTGGGCACAGCCACCAACTTTTTCACATCTTGGTTGTTGCCGGTGCCATCACTCATTATCAGGCCGGACTGGTTTACCTCAAATGGCGAGATCTAAATGGTTGTTAA
- the LOC105802243 gene encoding heptahelical transmembrane protein 4 isoform X1, whose amino-acid sequence MCSMEVHEDMYTAVESVEICLVSPPMDGRGKRLWEKVKYQLVEYHSLPGFLRDNEYILGHYRSEWPMKQILLSIFRIHNETLNVWTHLIGFFIFLSLTIYTAMKVPKVVDIHALQQITDVLRKADLHKLQSEILTCLPSLPNIPDLHKLREELKTSIPLMDLIPSLSSWHVMEHLYSCLPELSSAGNHIDPHVLESVKEPITRWPFFAFLGGAMFCLLASSTCHLLSCHSERLSYIMLRLDYAGIAALIATSFYPPVYYSFMCDPFFCNLYLGSITILGVATILFSLLPVFQKPEFRSTRASLFFGMGMSGVAPIIHKLILFWHQPEALYTTLYEILMGILYGMGALVYALRIPERWMPGKFDIAGHSHQLFHILVVAGAITHYQAGLVYLKWRDLNGC is encoded by the exons ATGTGCAGTATGGAAGTTCATGAAGATATGTATACGGCAGTTGAATCAGTGGAGATATGTCTAGTGAGCCCTCCAATGGACGGGAGGGGGAAGAGATTGTGGGAAAAGGTGAAGTATCAGCTGGTAGAGTACCACTCATTGCCTGGATTTTTGAGGGACAATGAGTATATTTTGGGCCATTATAGGTCAGAATGGCCAATGAAGCAGATTTTGCTCAGCATCTTCAGAATTCACAATGAGACATTGAATGTTTGGAC GCATTTGATTGGgttcttcattttcctttccCTTACCATATACACTGCAATGAAGGTTCCAAAGGTTGTCGATATTCATGCTCTGCAGCAAATTACCGATGTATTGAGAAAGGCGGATTTACACAAATTGCAATCAGAAATCCTGACATGCTTACCTTCCTTACCTAATATACCTGATTTACACAAACTTCGAGAGGAGTTAAAGACGAGTATTCCTCTGATGGATTTGATTCCTTCTCTCTCAAGTTGGCATGTTATGGAACATCTATATAGTTGTTTACCTGAGCTTTCCTCTGCTGGAAATCATATTGATCCTCATGTTCTG GAAAGTGTTAAAGAGCCGATAACACGGTGGCCTTTTTTTGCCTTCTTGGGTGGTGCAATGTTTTGCTTGCTAGCTAGCAGCACATGCCACCTTTTATCATGCCACTCTGAACGCCTATCGTATATCATGCTCAGGCTAGACTATGCTGGGATTGCGGCTCTTATAGCAACATCCTTTTATCCTCCTGTGTATTACTCCTTCATGTGTGATCCGTTCTTCTGCAATCTCTATTTGGGATCTATAACCATCTTGGGAGTTGCAACAATCTTGTTTTCCTTATTACCAGTATTTCAGAAGCCTGAGTTTCGCAGCACTCGAGCATCCCTCTTCTTTGGCATGGGCATGTCCGGAGTAGCGCCCATTATTCACAAACTTATCTTGTTCTGGCACCAGCCCGAGGCACTTTACACAACCTTGTACGAGATTCTGATGGGGATTTTGTATGGCATGGGAGCTTTGGTGTATGCCTTGAGGATTCCGGAGCGGTGGATGCCTGGAAAATTCGACATTGCTGGGCACAGCCACCAACTTTTTCACATCTTGGTTGTTGCCGGTGCCATCACTCATTATCAGGCCGGACTGGTTTACCTCAAATGGCGAGATCTAAATGGTTGTTAA
- the LOC105802242 gene encoding NADH dehydrogenase [ubiquinone] iron-sulfur protein 4, mitochondrial, producing MAAANSLQKVTSQLRVARSTLGSFSRTFSSDALVEVKPGEVGMVSGIPEEHLRRRVVIYSPARTATQQGSGKVGKWKINFVSTQKWENPLMGWTSTGDPYANVGDSALGFDSEEAAKSFAERHGWDYVVKKRQTPVLKPKSYADNFKWKGPAVSEK from the exons ATGGCCGCCGCGAACTCGCTGCAAAAAGTAACGAGCCAACTTCGAGTGGCTCGGAGCACGTTGGGTTCGTTCTCGAGAACCTTCTCTTCAGATGCATTGGTTGAGGTTAAACCAGGCGAAGTTGGAATGGTTTCCGGAATCCCTGAAGAACATCTTCGTAGGAGG GTTGTGATTTACTCGCCTGCAAGAACTGCAACTCAGCAAGGATCTGGGAAAGTTGGAAAGTGGAAGATCAATTTCGTGTCGACACAAAA GTGGGAGAACCCATTGATGGGTTGGACATCAACTGGTGACCCTTATGCTAATGTTGGTGATTCCGCACTCGGCTTTGATAGTGAAGAAGCTGCAAAGTCTTTTGCCGAGAGACATGGGTGGGATTATGTG GTTAAAAAGCGCCAGACACCAGTGCTGAAG CCAAAATCCTATGCCGATAACTTCAAGTGGAAAGGACCTGCTGTATCTGAAAAGTGA
- the LOC105802241 gene encoding 60S ribosomal protein L26-1: MKYNPRVSSSRRKSRKAHFTAPSSVRRVLMSAPLSSFLRSKYNVRSMPVRKDDEVQVVRGTYKGREGKVVQVYRRKWVIHIERITREKVNGSTVNVGINPSKVVITKLRLDKDRKSLLDRKAKGRAAADKDKGTKFSAEDIMQSVD, encoded by the coding sequence atgaagtacaaCCCACGTGTCTCCTCCTCTCGCCGCAAGAGCCGTAAAGCCCATTTCACGGCGCCGTCGTCGGTCCGCCGCGTTTTGATGAGCGCACCACTTTCATCCTTCCTCAGGTCCAAGTACAACGTCCGGTCCATGCCCGTCCGCAAGGACGACGAGGTCCAAGTCGTTCGTGGAACCTACAAGGGCCGGGAAGGGAAAGTGGTTCAAGTTTACCGCCGCAAATGGGTGATCCACATCGAGCGCATCACTCGCGAGAAAGTGAACGGGTCGACCGTGAACGTCGGAATCAACCCGTCGAAGGTTGTCATTACCAAGCTGAGGCTCGACAAGGATCGTAAGTCCTTGCTGGATCGCAAGGCCAAGGGACGTGCCGCTGCTGATAAGGACAAAGGCACCAAGTTTTCTGCTGAGGACATTATGCAGAGTGTCGATTAA
- the LOC105802240 gene encoding BTB/POZ and TAZ domain-containing protein 4, translating to MGKLEMITNTSPRKGVNNVHPTPPPLPAKAPEYGRKGIFMSKRSAVTRYSSASSTARDLWDSLFDGGYRADVTIKTDDGGIIYAHANVLGMASPVLRGMLKRAKGFGKKRSISIHGVHQDAVRVFIRFLYSSRYKYEEMKEFVVPLLVLSHAYAVSSLKRVCEQQLEHGLLNLENVVDIFQLSLLCNAPRLTLISHRMILSNFKAVSATEGWKSMRNSHPGLEKELLESVIEEENNQKEKIRKSKERKIYLELFEAMEALVHICRDGCRTIGPHDKDFNQNQTPCKYRACKGLELLVRHFAGCKLRVPGGCIHCKRMWQLLELHSRLCADSTSCRVPLCSNFKEKVKKQSKKDEIKWKILVKKILRTKRIGGSVSFIASSTSMSS from the exons ATGGGAAAGCTGGAAATGATTACGAATACATCTCCTCGTAAAGGTGTCAACAATGTCCACCCAACGCCACCTCCATTACCAGCTAAAGCTCCAGAGTACGGGCGGAAAGGGATATTTATGAGCAAGCGATCAGCCGTAACAAGATACAGCAGTGCTTCATCAACGGCAAGGGATTTATGGGATAGTCTCTTTGATGGAGGATATAGAGCAGATGTTACCATCAAAACTGATGATGGTGGCATCATCTATGCACATGCTAATGTTCTT GGCATGGCTTCTCCGGTCTTAAGAGGCATGTTGAAACGAGCAAAAGGCTTTGGTAAAAAGAGATCAATATCCATCCATGGTGTTCACCAAGATGCAGTTCGGGTTTTCATCCGATTCTTGTACTCTTCCCG ATATAAATATGAAGAAATGAAGGAGTTTGTGGTGCCATTGTTGGTGCTGTCACACGCATATGCCGTGTCTTCATTGAAGCGAGTTTGTGAACAACAACTGGAGCATGGATTGCTTAATCTAGAAAACGTAGTTGATATTTTCCAGCTTTCATTACTCTGTAATGCACCTCGGCTTACACTGATTAGTCACCGAATGATCTTAAGTAATTTCAAGGCTGTCTCTGCAACTGAAGGATGGAAATCAATGAGGAACAGTCATCCAGGACTTGAAAAAGAGCTTCTGGAATCCGTGATTGAAGAAGAAAAC AATCAAAAGGAGAAAATCAGAAAATCAAAGGAACGAAAGATCTATCTTGAATTATTTGAAGCAATGGAGGCTCTTGTTCATATTTGCAGAGATGGTTGCAGAACTATTGGTCCACATGATAAGGATTTCAACCAGAACCAAACACCTTGCAAATATAGAGCCTGCAAAGGGCTTGAACTTCTGGTTCGTCACTTTGCTGGTTGCAAATTGAGAGTCCCTGGCGGCTGCATTCATTGCAAGAGAATGTGGCAGCTTCTAGAGTTACACTCCCGCCTATGCGCTGATTCTACTTCCTGTAGAGTTCCTCTATGCAG TAATTTCAAGGAAAAGGTCAAGAAACAAAGCAAGAAGGACGAGATCAAGTGGAAAATACTGGTGAAAAAGATATtgagaacaaagagaattggaggAAGTGTATCATTCATTGCGTCCTCAACTTCCATGTCTTCATGA